The Penaeus chinensis breed Huanghai No. 1 chromosome 12, ASM1920278v2, whole genome shotgun sequence DNA segment ATAACTGTATTACTTTGTATATCATAACTACCATACACACTGTGCAGAACTCCACATTGTATGTTATTATTGCATTGTGCCTTTTAAAAAATCCTGAAGTGCCTCCCACTAATCAGTTCATATTAAACACTATCCCAATACCGTCATGGTCATTACTACCGGCCTTTTCATCTGGCAGACATCGTGAAAGTAATTCGATTTAGGTGGGTCGTGTGGATTCTTTTTGTCAGCACAAACCCCTTTGCGGGAttgcatatttataaatctgtgcatttatatgtgcattgtctgtgtgttagtgtatagCACCGCCGAATGTGGCTTAGAAAAACTGAAACCTTTCTGAAATGCTCTACCGACATTGACGAAAATAATCTTATAACATTTATTCGACTTCATGGCATGATTAGGATTTTTGACATTCAAAGCACTGGGAGAGCGTCACAAAGCGGATTACTTAAAAGGTTACAACCGTATTGATGTCTACATAGCAACATACCTAGTCTAGGTACCCGCTCCGTTAACCTTCAGGCAGGAGAGATGGTACCTAATCCTTATCTTGGCAAGATGTAGGCTTGGCGCGAAAGGTAGTTGAATTCATAGAATATATAATTAGTGTATGTAATGTAGCATCGGCGCCTGCGTTACTGATGGTGGCCCGAAATACCAACGCACACTTGACGTTATGATACGAATTTAGACTTGTTAAACATTCGTGTGTGTTTGGGTCGCGCCTTCCCACCTGCTTCATAGACCGTGGGCACTGTAGTGTGAGCCCAGGGGTGCGTATGCTCACTAGAACCACAGTCTATGAACTGGGCATGTTTTAGCAGATGTTCAAAACTAATGGTTTTGCGAAGTTCGCCTTATGCACATAGTCCGGATATCTGCACACAATATTTAGGGTAGCGACCTCTAAAATGCACCCTTAAATGTTGTACATAGGATGCAATTTATATTATCACAAAGAACGGCAAGACCTAGCAGGGAGTGAGGTATGAGTTGAGGGCGGATGATAAGGAGCGTGGATGTCTGATCCAGAACAAGGTTACATGTTCAATTGCATTACATTGCAGTCTGCAGAGGTCAAGGAAAGGGTGTCCGTGCTCTGTTGTTAACAAGAAGTGAATGGAAAATATTTCTCATGCAAGGTGGTTATTACCTACTTCAGTATAAGCCGCTTTAAACCAGACAGGGGAATGGGAAGTGATCACGTGATCATCTAAAAGTTATCACGTGGTGAGGAATGTGGCCACTTAGGTCTTGTGGCAATGTTTTGTTTTCTGAATCTTTATACGATGTGACATTAACGATATTATTGGGGTCATGATAGAAAAAAGTTACACATAACTACACAAAAATGAATAGTATTTGCACGAGTATACATTAATTTGTACACTTATCGTttaatgttttataaaaaaaacgcTTTGTCGCCATATTCTACTCATAGCACGCAGTACATATTCAAAATTTACCCAGCGCCTTTCATGGAGAAAAAAATACGGGCAACAAAAATAGATAGTGTGACCGGTGCCAAGATGCTAGTCTGACGCCGCCCCCATCAACTTGTTTACAGGCAAGCAAGGTCCAAACAGCACATTTCTAGAGattaaacatttttctttatGCTTTGGTACATTGTGAAGTGAACTTTTAATgaccaagaaataataataatattgataatcataattatagaatCGAATAATATcaggtaaaacaaaataaaactaacgATTCATCAAATGTTGTATCAAGTAACACAGAGCAACGGTCAGACCGTTAGTTCACCTTCACTTTCGTCAATTCACCTTCAACAATGACCTGAGTTGCAAGGATTCAAGTGACATGGCGGATGTCAAATGTAAGAGTGCAGCACGTGCTTTCGTTTAACTttcatttacaagaaaaaaaatgatcagAAGGCTTAGGAATGTCATTAATGTTAAAATGCAACCAAACACAGTCATTTTCTCAATGCTATGGAGAAAAGTTAACACAGAAGTTTTGTATCCCTGCAAGCTCCCCTTTTTTAAGTGAAGGATGTCCGCCGCTTTACTCTTATCAGTCGGGGAACTGATTTAGCTACCACCTAATCATATTTAAAGTTTCATGTATCTAGTTAGTAGAATTAGAAGGTAACAGAGGTCAAGCACGTTTAACGGACTTAGCATTGTTAATATACCTTTGATGCACACGGAGTACGCCTGTCAGTGGATGGTACATAACATGTAGACCATTTTTGTCAGAATTTTTCATCTTGATTACAGTGTGATTGGATTTTCCCAAACACTAGATGATTATAGATATCATGAGATTCTCGTAATACTGGGCATAACAGCCTGATTTTTAATGCATAGTTTTATTTGTTATGTCGTatgtgttatttttgtaataaatTAAAGTACTTCATAATTGAATGAGAATTTAAGTCTTTATTACAGAAGCAGTACTTCAATGGCTCTTCAATGTTTTCAGAGTGCCAGCTGCCCTCCCAGCAAGAGTGTATGGAGGTATGGCGATCATCAGATGCAGTgtgttttgatgtagattccacAGTCATAACAGATGAGGGACTGGATCAGTTGGCAGCCTtttgtggaaagggagaggagatcaAAAAGATGTAAGTTTGGCatagggatttatatatatatatatatatatatatatatatacacatacacacacatatacatgtgtgtgtgtatatatatatgtattcatatgtatatatgtgtgtgtgtgtgtgtgtgtgtgtgtgtgtgtgtgtgtgtgtgtgtgtgtattatttatatatatatagatgtatgtatatataacatgtatatgcatatggatatgtacatttatacgcatgatatacatatatatatatatatatatatatatatatatatatataaaacatgtctgtatatgtattgtatatgtataaatatatatatgtatatgtatatgtattgtgtatatgtgtgtgtgtgtgtgtgtgtgtgtgtgtgtgtgtgtgtgtatgtgtgtgtatgtatatgtatatatatgtgtgtatatatatgtatatatgtatgtatgtatatataacatgtatgtatgtatatatattgtatatgtataattacatatatgtgtgtgtgtgtgtgtgtgtgtatatatatatatatatatgtgtgtatgtacatataacatgtatgtgtatgtgtatgtatatgcatatgcctatgtatatttattgtatatttataaacatatgtaaatatatatatgaatatatatatgtatatataacaagcatatgtatgtatatgtatatgcatacgcatatgtatatgtattgtataaatatttatctatatatatgtgtgtgtgtgtgtgtatgtgcgcatgtgcgtgcatgtgcgtgtgtgtttgtgtgcgtatgtgtatgtaagtgtatatatgtgtgtgtgtgtgtgtgtgtgtgtgtgtgtgtgtgtgtgtgtgtgtgtgtatgtgtgtgtgcataacatgtatgtatatgtatatgcatatgcatatgcacatatatatatatatatatatatatatatgtgtgtgtgtgtgtgcgtgtgagtgtgtgtgcgcgtgtatgtgtgcgtatgcatgtatgtatgtatatgtatatatatttgtgtatgtaagcatatatgtatgtatgtatgtatgtatctataacatGTACTTCCGCGATGgaccattggttagagcactggatatatgtatgtgtatatatatgtcttgtctatgtataattacatatatgtgtgtgtgcgtgtgtgcgcacgtgtgtgtgtgtgcgtgtgtgtgcgtgtgtatgtgtatgtgtatatgtgtgtgtgtgtgcgcgcgcgcgtctgtgtatgtatctatgtgtgtgtatgaatgtatatataacatatatgtttatgtgtatgtatatgcatatgcctatgtgcatgtatagtatatgtaatctatatatgtgtgtgttatgaataaataaaaagtattttAAAATCCAAATTTGAATTTACAAGCATTTCCTTTTATCCCGTAGGACATTGCAAGCCATGCAGGGTAGGATGGAATTTAGGGATGCTCTGAGAATGAGGCTTAACATTCTTCGACCGAACCTCGAAACAGTACAACGATTTGTCCGGACACACCCGCCAAAACTCACGAAAGATGTTGGGTATgtgataattttccttttttttattatttatatatatatatatattttttttttacatctgttaACACCGATTTATGACTAGTGTCAACTACTTttcaacatatgtataatatatattttgtgtatataatttagGGCTTTGCATTGTTCACATAATTAATTcaggtcattattattaatatttcgtaCAGGAATTTCATCCAATATATGTACACAGGAGGCTGGTGTCTGCCCTGCATGCTCGTGATGTAGATGTTTACCTTGTGTCCGGGGGATTCCGATCCCTTATTGCACCTGTGGCAAAAATGCTCAATATCCCCTTGGAGAACATTTTTGCCAACAGGTTGAAGTTCTTCTATGATGGTATgtaacctttttcttctttgttttggttttgatttTGGTTTTCAAGTTCTTATGTGTGTTTCGGATGGGCACAATAAACAGACCCCATATAACTTTAGAAGCAGAGTATTATAAAGCACTTCTTTCACAGGAGAATATGGTGGTTTTGATGAAGCACAACTGACCAGCAGGTCTGGTGGCAAGGCTGAAGTAATTTCTcacttgaaaaagaaagaaggatattCCAGGATTGTCATGATTGGTGATGGAGCAACAGATATGGAAGCATGCCCACCTGCTGATGCCTTtataggtatgtttttttttcacatgtatGGATActcaaaggaatatatatttaaacattattaGGTCACTGACAAAATACAGAATATAGATTAGATTTTTTAGAGCTGTGTTAATGTAAGCTTTATTGTCAGAGATGTGCTTGTTTTGTGGCATATCTGTATTCATCAAAAAGTTATGATTTGGTTACAGTAGTACATATGGTCAGGTAAGAATGTTTGAACACATCAAatgattcttttatttattttcaggttTTGGAGGAAATGTTGTCAGAGAAAGTGTGAGAAACACTGCAACATGGTATGTTACTGACTTTGCCACTCTCATTAATGAGCTTGAGAGAAAAGACTAAGAACATATAGAGAACCTTGATCTGAGTAAATGGCAGAGTTCATTCTTTGAAAAATCTTAATAATCTTAATATCAGCTGTTATCTGTGCAAATATAGCTTTTAAATCATGGCCACAACCTTCCATGGGAAGTAGTCTCCTTTGATATATATGACACTAGAGCAGAATGAATAAAAGATTAATCTTAATCAAGTATAATCTTTTGAAATACAGTTATGTAATAAAAAGCCAATTATAAACTGCCCATGAATGAGACTCGAAAATAATCCTAGAATACACCTCTAAATGTCCTAATTGCAGAAGCAATGTGCCAATTAGGTTATGTCCTTTTACTATTTTTCTGATGTCATCACAAATGAGCATTATGTAAGTGAaagattcatgtatatatatatatatatatatatatatatatatatatatatatatacatttttttttttttttttgttctatttaatGGTTTTTtacaatatcttttattttaatgGAAATATATGTTCCCAATAAGAATGTACTTCAGTGATAGATAAAACAGGTTTAGTACATAGGAAGGCATTCATGAAATATCTGTACATGTTAAATGGATACCCATAACTATATAAGTGTTATTTGATTAGAAATAATATCTTTTCAACTCAGGAAAAAAAGGTAACATCTTTCAGTGGCTTCCACATGAAGAATAAAATTTTTTACAGTATAAATATTCAAAGTCAAAAGTGAAAAGTTAGATATGGAAACCAATGTAATTTTTGAAGCACCTCACAGAATAACTGTATTTAATCAATGCTTATCAtgtatcagtgtgtatgtatagggtTTGCATTTGcttacgtatagatatatatgtgcatgattATGCATTTACCCATACATTTTAGTATGTTTTATGTTACAGTATATTATAAAAACATTTACTAAAACTAATCAGTCTTTAACTGTTTTAGAATAGATTTGTAGAATTTGGTGCTAATATTTTACAGTTGTCTTTCAGATGTTTAACATAAATATTCTTAACTCAAGAAATATTCAGGGCATATATTTAAAGTAAACAAGATTTTATAAAagcttaaaaatatattttgcacTCTGCAGTGAGACAACCAAACATACAGCTGTCCTCTGAAACCTTGGTATATTTACATAACTAATGTACCAGTAGTGTAACTgaattgtatatacattacaGTATGTTGTGTTTTGCTAATTATTTTATACATGACATATGCACAGATATGgatttgtttgtgcatgtattgTATGTGTTCATGTTCCTAAGAAAAGAATAGATTTAAGCATATGTATCTCAACTTCCATTTTTGGCTGTTATTAAAACCGGTGATTTAAGGTAAGTTGATATAAGTGGAAGAAAAGCATGTAAATCACTCTGATATTGTCTCAGATTTGAGTTTTTATACAACTAAAGGTTATTTCTCTttcatgtatgtttgaatattaaGATCTTAATTATATCACCAGTCAcatcttattcattcattttttttactgcTTTACACACATTCCAGATCCATTGTCACTGGTTATTTCATTCATTACCTTTCtgggttaatattattagtattgtgaatatttatgtacaacagcctctattttttttacaaagataaaATATTTATTGAAAACTTTGACAAACAATGAGATCATTGTTCATTGTATTATGATTTactcatcttcatcttttcttaCATATGCAGTTTGCAGTGGTCATATACGTACTCAGTTATGAGGAACATCGgtttttcactttatttccaGTGTTGTTTACCTTCACTTTATGTGACTTGAAGAAACTGTATTTTAGGTAACAATTTGGAATTAAGTATTCACTTACTTTCTAAGGCTTGTATTAGTAAGGTTTTTCATGTGTTACACCATCATGTCAGGAAGGACAAATAAATAGGAAATTTAATTGcacatttttcctttcatttcaaaggatatcctttttttttacctgagtAGTGTGGAAGCATTAATCCTACTAGGACACATGTAAGACAAACATAATACATAGTTCCACCTAATGATCACTTCTCTCTCGAATACAGTGCACAAAATATAAGTTGCATTTCAGGAATCTTGATAACAAAACCTAAATTAAAACCTGAAAGCATTTTAGTCAACTTTTGGTGCTTTGTGTGATTATTGGTGGAATTTTCATAGTATCCTCTAGTCTTCATCTAAACATGCCTAAATAGAAGACGATGCATTCAGTAGgggttacatatgtatgtgcttagTTATAATTACTGTACACTGTGACATGGACATGTAAAAGAATTTACAGCATCAGAAGGATGTTAATCTTAAGTTACCATTAAATGTATATAAGTTGCTTTCATACTGTTTAGGATATGTGGAACAAGATAGAAGATGATATTCACTAAACAAATATATGGACGAATTGAAAAGAAGTATAGAAAGGAATattagtaaatattttttttttttttatacagcactAATTACATTTGTTACTATGAAAACACAATCACTTCTGGGTATCTGACAGTATCACTATGCTTAGTGAAATGGGTTGTTGCAACAAACTTATAGCACACAACAATATGATCAGTTTGCATGCAAGGCAATCTTCCATGCTTCTCCTGAGACACAAGCCAGACAAGGTAATGTGGTgtacatttatctttttctctacttatgtatatatatatatatatatatatatagatatagatatataaatatatataaatatatgtgtatatatatttatatttatattttaatttatatttatatttatgtttatatttatatttatatttattttatatttaaatttaaatttaaatttataattatatttatacttatatttatatttatatttatattcatattcatattcatattcatatatttatatataaatataaatatatgcatatgtataaataaatctatatatgaatatatacatatgtgtgtgtgtgtgtgtatatgtatatatatatatatatatatatatatatatatatatatatatacacatatacacatatacacataatacatacatatatatatatatatatatatatatatatatatatatatatatatatacacacacacatatatatagtcatatacatatatatattgtatatctattcatatatgtgtgtgtgtgtgtgtgtgtgtgtgtgtgtgtgtgtgtgtgtgtgtgtgtgtgtgtgtgtgtgtgtgtgtgtgtgtgtgcgcgcgagcgcgcatatacgtatgtgttcatattatatgtgaatatatacatttatagacagatgtgtatctgtgtgtatgtatatataggatatatatacggtgtatatatataggatatatacatatatttgtatatacatatatgtatgtatatctacatatacatgtatgtatgtgtatgtatatatatgtatatgtatacatatatatacatatatatgtatatatatattcatatatatagtcatatctacatatatatatatatatatatatatatatattatatattatatatgtgttcatatatctctctatatattcatatatatatgtattcatatatacatatacatatatattatatatgtattcttatatatatatatatgtgtgtgtgtgtgtgtgtgtgtgtgtgtgtgtgtgtgtgtgtgtgtgtgtgtgtgtgtgtgtgtgtgtgtgtgcatgtgtgtgtgtgcgtgcatgtgtgtgtgtgtgtgtgtgtgtgtgtgtgtttgtgtgtttgtgtgtgtgtgtgtgtgtgtgtgtgtgtgtgtgtgtgtgtgtgtgtgtgtgtgtgtgtgtatgtgtgtgtgtgcgagtgtgtttgtgtgtgtgtgtgtgtgtgtgtatgtcggtgtgtgcgagtgtgtttgtgtgtgtgtgtgtgtgtgtgtgtgtgtgtgtgtgtgtgtgtgtgtgtgtgtgtgtgtgtgtgtgtgtgtgtgtgtgtgtgtttgtgtgtgtgtatatatacacatacatatacatatatatatatacatatatacatacatatatatatatatatatatatatatatatatatatatatatatataggtgtgcatgtatgtgttcatcACTGTGTTCTTCACTGTGCCCTCGTGTACCGACAATTTTTGTGCCATAATTCGCTTTACCTGAATCACCAtcaaataatattaaaagcattGCATGTCGTACTTATTGGGATTTTTTTACAGGTATTATTAAtgtaaacaaaactttaaaaCAATGGGAAAAAAAGGCAATGGAGACCCGACTTTCGACATACAAACAAATCGACTTACAGACAGCCTCTCGGTCCCCATTATGTCCATAATTTAGGGacttactgtacatatatatacttgattctgacattcatacatacatatatgcatatatacagtcatgtgtgtatatgtgtatgtatatgatatatatatgtgaatatatatatataaatatatatatgtatatatatatatatatatatatatatatacgtatgtatatatacttatatatatgtatatataggagtgtgtctataaatatatatatatatatatatacacacacacatacatatacatacataaccacacacatgtatatatatatgcaaatgtaagtatatatatatataagtatatatatctatatatataagtatatatatctatatatataagtatatatatctatatatataagtatatatatatttatatatgtatgtatgaatctatgtaaGAATCATGGATATACATGTCGTGGCCAGTTCCGTCATCAGACGCTGCTCCCCCGATTTTCAACCTCAACTCTTCGATTAACTCGCCTTTGATCCACTAGCAAACCTCCTATTGCGACGAAACGTGTTTTATATATCAACACGAAATTTTTAAAGGCCTGGGATAAAAGTTACCACTACAAGTTAAGAGTATCGGGTTCACATAAAGACAATGTGGGGGACTATTTTAATTTAGGGAGATtcgttttaaatatttatttttatccattAATTTCCTAGATACGATCCCCTAGCTACACTAATGTTTTGCATACCGTTTATTCAATTTCTAGTTTGAGTTTGACAATTTcattgcttgttttatttttatggtttACCTTTTGGTTcttggtattttttatttttttaaattcttacaTTTTATAATTAGTTTCAGATAGGTTAGTTTTTAAGTTTAGAGATATCTTTTTATCAGGTTATCTTAAATTTCTAACACTGGAAATAGGTCAAAGTCTATCTGCCCACCTTAGATGGGGACGGTCGGGCCTTCTGtttgagggggtgggtggagtaAGGAAGCCCGAAAGACAAGGTTAAGCTGATCGGAGTTAAGCATGCAGCACCTCTCTacacggtctattgtctctatgatctgccgtacacagtggtaacctagtttgattctgtgaagaatgacatgggtacctctgttgattacttcagagagtgccactatttgttaccctcatggattatGTGGCATCCCATGcagcaaagccggcgcctgcagtgtggctcaaaggATCGattgatccatccgtgaagtatgttctactacccggaggagtgatggctgcattGACCCTCtcgcttctgcctttagactaggcatagggtattgattctttctcattgacaggctcataacagagaactctatcaaggtttgtgcccacggcggggcttcgatatagtcagggtggggggagtctttgagctgatagtgtatcaacaccctggctgtgtgagacagcctgGAGTTGtttgttcctgggagcctggatgacctttgaaaggaattgtTCTGCCATTATATCAATTCACGAGtctagggggagaaggtttgtctccatgaggaggttgaggacctttgtccatcttggggcacccagaata contains these protein-coding regions:
- the LOC125031039 gene encoding phosphoserine phosphatase-like, producing MSLSVSRASTTEKGLAQTSFMPSKWIRHIRSAMNGLNNNIIPGECQLPSQQECMEVWRSSDAVCFDVDSTVITDEGLDQLAAFCGKGEEIKKMTLQAMQGRMEFRDALRMRLNILRPNLETVQRFVRTHPPKLTKDVGRLVSALHARDVDVYLVSGGFRSLIAPVAKMLNIPLENIFANRLKFFYDGEYGGFDEAQLTSRSGGKAEVISHLKKKEGYSRIVMIGDGATDMEACPPADAFIGFGGNVVRESVRNTATWYVTDFATLINELERKD